Proteins encoded by one window of Clostridium cagae:
- a CDS encoding MBL fold metallo-hydrolase: MKITTLIENTQDKDEKLKNEHGLSMFIEGNNCNVLFDTGKTGDFIENAKKLNIDLKKTDILVLSHAHYDHCGGVKKLLETYDIKPKLVVSKHFFNRTYKYHYSDGSLKSDFSKEPGYAYIGTDFDKKYVEDKGIRIDSLEKDVLEICDNVFVYSNFNKYYDFEKVNPNMQRKVNDEYIIDTFDEEVALGIKTKKGLVILLGCAHPGFLNMVKTIEERTNEKIVGIIGGTHLIEADDERIKKSVDYLNKSGVELLGLSHCTGEKAVEIFNKECKTSFTNRTGTIVELD; this comes from the coding sequence ATGAAAATAACCACATTAATAGAAAATACACAGGATAAGGATGAGAAGCTAAAAAATGAACATGGTCTTTCTATGTTTATTGAAGGAAATAATTGCAATGTCTTATTCGATACTGGAAAAACAGGAGATTTTATTGAAAATGCTAAAAAACTAAATATTGATCTTAAGAAAACTGATATTTTAGTTTTAAGTCATGCTCATTATGATCATTGTGGTGGGGTTAAAAAATTACTAGAAACCTATGATATAAAACCTAAACTTGTAGTAAGTAAGCATTTTTTTAATAGAACATATAAGTATCATTATTCTGATGGAAGTCTAAAATCAGATTTTTCAAAAGAACCTGGATATGCATATATAGGAACTGATTTTGATAAAAAATATGTTGAAGATAAAGGAATTAGAATAGATAGTTTAGAAAAAGATGTTTTAGAAATATGTGATAATGTTTTTGTATATTCTAATTTTAATAAATACTATGATTTTGAAAAAGTAAACCCTAACATGCAACGCAAAGTTAATGATGAATATATAATTGATACATTTGACGAAGAAGTAGCATTAGGAATAAAAACTAAAAAAGGATTAGTTATATTATTAGGATGTGCACATCCAGGATTTTTAAATATGGTAAAAACTATAGAAGAAAGAACTAATGAAAAGATAGTAGGTATAATAGGTGGTACACATCTTATAGAAGCTGATGATGAGAGAATAAAAAAATCAGTTGATTATTTAAATAAATCAGGAGTTGAACTATTAGGATTATCACACTGTACTGGTGAAAAAGCAGTTGAAATTTTTAATAAGGAATGTAAAACTTCATTTACCAATAGAACAGGTACAATAGTAGAATTAGATTAA
- a CDS encoding methyl-accepting chemotaxis protein yields the protein MINKISDNELMQAFYTLMPCFKYYFEDELIFTISNTERFLLVKDSANLKMQSKTGDIIPEGCAADVCLKAKKQVSVMVPESVFGVTLKTIAIPVLEGNEIAGTIVIGMSIERKEKMADMSNTLSESLGQISDNLFDMSSGLQKISETNLDIEKFIELTNENYKKTDGVLKFIESIAKQTNMLGLNAAIESARAGEYGKGFSVVSNEIRKLSHSSSESINEINKILSSIQNSINEIYNRFNASNLLLDGQASGLEEITATVQELNSTAVLLKEFAATI from the coding sequence GTGATAAATAAAATATCTGATAATGAGTTAATGCAAGCATTTTATACATTAATGCCTTGTTTTAAATATTATTTTGAAGATGAATTAATTTTTACAATATCTAATACAGAAAGATTTTTATTAGTTAAAGACAGTGCAAATTTAAAAATGCAATCTAAAACAGGAGATATAATTCCAGAAGGATGTGCAGCTGATGTTTGTCTAAAGGCTAAAAAACAAGTATCTGTTATGGTACCAGAAAGTGTATTTGGAGTAACATTAAAAACAATAGCAATTCCAGTTCTTGAAGGCAACGAAATAGCAGGAACAATAGTAATTGGTATGAGTATAGAGAGAAAAGAAAAAATGGCAGATATGTCAAATACTTTGTCAGAATCATTAGGACAAATAAGTGATAATTTATTTGATATGTCTTCAGGACTTCAAAAAATATCTGAAACTAATTTAGATATAGAAAAATTTATAGAACTTACAAATGAAAATTATAAGAAAACAGATGGTGTTTTGAAATTTATAGAAAGCATAGCAAAACAAACTAATATGCTTGGTTTAAATGCAGCTATAGAATCAGCAAGAGCAGGAGAATATGGAAAAGGATTTAGTGTAGTATCTAATGAGATTAGAAAATTATCTCATTCAAGTAGTGAATCAATAAATGAGATTAATAAAATATTGAGTAGTATTCAAAATTCAATAAATGAGATATATAATAGATTTAATGCATCAAATTTATTATTAGATGGACAGGCATCTGGATTAGAAGAAATTACAGCAACGGTTCAAGAACTTAATTCTACTGCAGTGCTTCTAAAAGAATTTGCCGCTACAATATAA
- a CDS encoding ABC transporter ATP-binding protein, translating to MSKSTQRKGPMGGKMVVGEKAKNFKGTMSKLMKYLSAYKIPIIFVFVFAIGSTIFSIVGPKILGNATTELFEGLMRKISGGSGIDFDKIAKILGGLICLYIISAIFSFIQGILMTNVSQKLTYKLRKELSEKIHRMPMKFFDGRTHGEVLSVFTNDIDTLSQSLNQSATQLITSITTIIGIMIMMFSIDWIMTLVVLCILPISMAIIGFVVKKSQKHFKAQQKYLGHVNGQVEEVFSGQNIVRVFNKEQKVIDEFEESNDVLYKSAWKSQFLSGLMMPIMTFVGNLGYVAVSILGGYFVINGRITVGNIQSFIQYSRNFTQPIGQIAQVSNLLQSTAAAAERVFEFLDEEEEDQFTQNPASVDDVHGNVEFKNVKFGYNKDKIIVNDFSAKIKKGQKVAIVGPTGAGKSTMIKLLMRFYDINDGAILIDGNDLRDFNRSELREAFGMVLQETWLYNGSIMENIRYGRLDATDDDVIEAAKAAHVHNFVKTLPDGYNMELNEEASNISQGQKQLLTIARAILANPRILILDEATSSVDTRTEILIQKAMDNLMKGRTSFVIAHRLSTIKDADLILVMKDGDIIEQGNHEELLSENGFYANLYNSQFEKSKAI from the coding sequence ATGAGTAAGAGTACACAAAGAAAAGGTCCAATGGGCGGTAAAATGGTCGTAGGAGAAAAAGCTAAGAATTTTAAAGGTACCATGAGTAAGTTAATGAAATACTTAAGTGCATATAAAATTCCTATAATTTTTGTATTTGTTTTTGCTATAGGTAGTACAATATTTTCTATAGTAGGTCCTAAAATCTTAGGTAATGCAACGACAGAATTATTTGAAGGGTTAATGAGAAAAATATCTGGAGGATCAGGTATTGATTTTGATAAAATTGCAAAAATACTTGGAGGATTAATTTGTTTATATATTATTAGTGCGATATTCTCATTTATACAAGGAATATTAATGACAAATGTTTCTCAAAAGTTAACATATAAATTAAGAAAAGAATTATCAGAAAAAATACATCGTATGCCAATGAAATTTTTTGATGGTAGAACACATGGCGAAGTATTGTCAGTTTTTACAAATGATATAGACACACTATCTCAAAGTTTAAATCAAAGTGCTACTCAACTTATAACATCAATTACAACTATTATAGGTATTATGATAATGATGTTTAGTATTGACTGGATAATGACTTTAGTAGTTTTGTGTATCTTACCAATTTCTATGGCCATCATAGGATTTGTTGTTAAGAAATCTCAAAAACATTTTAAGGCACAACAGAAGTATTTAGGTCATGTAAATGGTCAAGTTGAAGAAGTCTTCAGCGGCCAAAATATAGTTAGGGTGTTTAATAAAGAACAAAAGGTAATTGATGAATTTGAAGAATCTAATGATGTATTATATAAGTCAGCATGGAAATCTCAATTTTTATCAGGACTTATGATGCCAATAATGACTTTTGTAGGTAATCTTGGATATGTAGCAGTTTCAATTTTAGGTGGATATTTCGTGATAAATGGTAGAATTACAGTTGGTAATATTCAATCATTTATTCAATATAGTAGGAATTTTACTCAACCAATTGGTCAAATTGCTCAGGTTTCAAATTTACTACAATCAACAGCTGCTGCGGCAGAAAGAGTTTTTGAATTTTTAGATGAGGAAGAAGAAGATCAATTTACTCAAAATCCTGCATCTGTTGATGATGTTCATGGTAATGTAGAGTTTAAAAATGTAAAGTTTGGATATAACAAAGATAAAATTATAGTAAATGATTTTAGTGCTAAAATTAAAAAAGGACAAAAAGTTGCAATTGTAGGACCAACAGGTGCTGGTAAATCAACAATGATTAAGCTTTTAATGCGTTTCTATGATATAAATGATGGAGCAATTTTAATTGATGGCAATGATTTAAGAGATTTTAATCGTAGTGAACTTCGTGAAGCTTTTGGTATGGTGTTACAAGAGACATGGTTATATAACGGGAGCATAATGGAAAACATAAGATATGGTAGATTAGATGCAACTGATGATGATGTAATTGAAGCGGCTAAAGCAGCTCATGTTCATAATTTTGTAAAAACTTTACCAGATGGATATAATATGGAATTAAATGAAGAAGCAAGTAATATTTCACAAGGACAAAAACAATTACTAACAATAGCAAGAGCTATATTGGCAAATCCAAGGATTCTTATTCTTGATGAAGCTACAAGTTCAGTTGATACAAGAACAGAAATACTTATTCAAAAAGCAATGGATAATTTAATGAAGGGAAGAACTAGTTTTGTTATAGCTCATAGATTATCAACAATAAAGGATGCTGATTTAATTCTTGTAATGAAGGATGGAGATATTATAGAGCAAGGAAATCATGAGGAATTATTAAGTGAAAATGGCTTCTATGCAAATCTTTATAATTCACAATTTGAAAAGTCAAAAGCTATCTAA
- a CDS encoding ABC transporter ATP-binding protein: MLKLLKHLKKSVWLILAILVLLVGQAVCDLTLPKYTSDIVNVGIQHGGVDKITPDVIRESEMERLSLFIEDKDYKEVLENYDLVNKGSTSDEEYPLLEVENLYVLKNIDKDKIEELNSIFGKPMVMVSNFESDSDKVKAMENQMISSFPPGVLKEDANIFDIFKIMPEEQFKEITSSMNEMFSKLDDSSIEQMAVSFVKNEYTKIGVNMDKYQTNYIFSSGAKMLGFALVSMMATILVTLIASRVAATFSRDLRSSVFKKVVGFTNKEFDDFSTASLITRCTNDIQQIQILTVMVLRFVLYAPILGIGGFIKVLNTNSTMSWVIGVAILAILSLVSVLFAIAMPKFKKLQKLVDKINLVAREILTGIPVIRAFSTEKHEEKRFDKANKELTDVNLFVNKIMACMMPAMMFIMNGITVLIVWVGASKIENATMQVGDLMAFIQYTMQIIMAFLMLSMISIMISRAAVSAKRIAEVLDTEGLIKDPVSVKSFDNNKKGYVEFKNVNFRYPKAEEDVLSNINFTAKPGETTAIIGSTGSGKTTLVNLIPRFFDTTEGEILVDGVDVRNVTQHDLRDKIGYVPQKGMLFSGTIESNIKYGAENAPKEVIMNAARVAQATEFIEAKDDKYNSPISQGGNNVSGGQKQRLSIARAIAKQPEIYIFDDSFSALDYKTDIVLRKALNEQIKDGTILIVAQRISTVLNADKIIVLDEGKIVGKGTHKELLKSCEVYKQIALSQLSKEELENE, translated from the coding sequence ATGCTTAAATTATTAAAACATTTAAAGAAATCAGTGTGGCTTATTTTAGCTATATTAGTTTTATTGGTAGGGCAGGCAGTTTGTGATTTGACTTTACCTAAATATACTTCTGATATTGTTAATGTAGGAATTCAACATGGAGGAGTAGATAAGATAACTCCAGATGTAATTAGAGAAAGTGAAATGGAGAGACTTTCTTTGTTTATAGAAGACAAAGATTATAAAGAAGTACTAGAAAATTATGATCTAGTTAACAAGGGGTCTACTTCTGATGAAGAATATCCTTTATTAGAAGTAGAAAATCTTTATGTATTAAAAAATATTGATAAAGATAAAATTGAAGAATTAAATTCAATATTTGGAAAACCAATGGTTATGGTTTCTAATTTTGAAAGTGATTCAGATAAAGTTAAGGCTATGGAAAATCAAATGATTAGTTCATTCCCTCCTGGAGTATTAAAAGAAGATGCAAATATATTTGATATATTTAAAATTATGCCAGAAGAACAATTTAAAGAAATAACATCAAGCATGAATGAAATGTTTAGTAAGTTAGATGATAGTAGCATTGAACAAATGGCAGTTTCTTTTGTGAAAAATGAATATACTAAAATTGGTGTTAATATGGATAAATATCAAACTAATTATATATTCTCATCTGGAGCGAAGATGCTTGGATTTGCATTAGTTAGTATGATGGCAACAATACTTGTAACATTAATAGCTTCAAGAGTTGCAGCTACATTTAGCAGAGATTTAAGAAGTAGTGTATTTAAGAAAGTTGTTGGATTTACAAATAAAGAGTTTGATGATTTTTCAACAGCATCATTAATTACACGTTGTACTAATGATATTCAACAGATTCAAATACTTACAGTAATGGTACTTAGATTTGTATTATATGCCCCAATTCTTGGGATAGGTGGATTTATAAAAGTTTTAAACACCAATAGTACAATGTCTTGGGTTATTGGTGTAGCAATACTGGCTATATTAAGTCTTGTAAGTGTGTTATTTGCAATAGCTATGCCTAAATTTAAAAAATTACAAAAATTAGTTGATAAAATAAACTTAGTTGCTAGAGAAATATTAACAGGAATTCCTGTAATACGTGCATTCAGTACGGAAAAACATGAAGAAAAACGTTTTGATAAGGCAAATAAGGAGTTAACAGATGTTAATTTATTTGTTAATAAGATAATGGCTTGTATGATGCCTGCAATGATGTTTATTATGAATGGAATCACAGTTTTAATTGTATGGGTTGGTGCTAGTAAAATAGAGAATGCAACAATGCAAGTTGGAGACTTAATGGCATTTATCCAATATACAATGCAAATTATAATGGCATTTTTAATGCTTTCAATGATATCAATTATGATTTCACGTGCTGCGGTATCAGCAAAGCGTATTGCAGAAGTTTTAGACACAGAAGGACTTATAAAAGATCCTGTATCTGTTAAATCATTTGATAACAATAAAAAAGGTTATGTAGAATTTAAGAATGTTAACTTTAGATATCCTAAAGCAGAAGAAGATGTTTTAAGTAATATTAATTTTACTGCAAAACCAGGAGAAACTACAGCAATTATAGGAAGTACAGGTAGTGGTAAAACAACATTGGTTAACTTAATACCTCGTTTTTTTGATACAACTGAAGGTGAGATATTAGTTGATGGTGTAGATGTACGAAATGTTACACAACATGATTTAAGAGATAAAATTGGATATGTTCCTCAAAAAGGAATGCTATTCTCAGGAACAATAGAATCAAATATTAAATATGGTGCTGAAAATGCTCCAAAAGAAGTGATTATGAATGCAGCTAGAGTTGCACAAGCTACTGAATTTATTGAAGCAAAGGATGATAAATATAATAGTCCAATTTCTCAAGGTGGAAACAATGTATCAGGAGGACAAAAACAAAGATTATCAATAGCAAGGGCAATTGCAAAGCAACCAGAAATATATATATTTGATGATAGTTTTTCTGCTCTTGATTATAAGACAGATATAGTTCTTAGAAAGGCATTAAATGAACAAATAAAAGATGGTACTATTTTAATTGTAGCTCAAAGAATTAGTACAGTATTAAATGCTGATAAAATTATTGTTTTAGATGAAGGAAAAATAGTAGGAAAAGGAACTCATAAAGAATTATTAAAATCCTGTGAGGTTTATAAGCAAATTGCTTTATCACAACTTTCAAAGGAGGAACTTGAAAATGAGTAA
- a CDS encoding MarR family winged helix-turn-helix transcriptional regulator yields the protein MIFLKDTDTLEILNELMDLSVFMKKMIIRPIETNSVVNISGLQMHTLCVLDKFNSINMTNLAKELMITKQQTTGIVNNLVNKGYINREVNPDNRKEILLSITESGNDTINTIKNHMTNKLYKYFNVLGYEDKRNIIESSKTIKETIKKIEKNNL from the coding sequence GTGATTTTTTTGAAAGATACAGATACTTTAGAAATTTTAAATGAATTAATGGACTTATCAGTCTTTATGAAAAAAATGATAATTAGACCTATAGAAACAAATTCAGTAGTAAACATCAGTGGACTACAAATGCATACATTATGTGTTTTAGATAAATTTAATTCTATTAATATGACTAATTTAGCTAAAGAACTAATGATTACCAAACAGCAAACTACTGGTATAGTGAATAACTTAGTCAATAAAGGCTATATAAATAGAGAGGTTAATCCGGATAATCGAAAAGAAATCTTGCTCAGCATCACAGAATCTGGAAACGATACAATTAATACAATTAAAAATCATATGACAAATAAGTTATACAAATATTTTAATGTATTAGGATATGAAGACAAGCGTAATATTATTGAATCTTCAAAAACAATAAAAGAAACCATAAAAAAAATAGAAAAAAATAATTTATAA
- a CDS encoding ribulokinase: MGKYAIGIDFGTLSVRALLIDIKTGEELVTKIYEYPHGIMIDNIPTGEALGIDWALQHPKDYEMGLIETLKGIMDENLVSKDDIVGIGVDFTSSTILPITKDGTPLCYLPEYEHTPHAYAKLWNHHSAQYCADEIYKIANETNQKWLSLYGGKISSEWMIPKIMQIAKESPMVYQASGRILEACDWITWLLTGEEARSACAAGYKAFYHHEMGYPSKDFFKLLDPKMENIVEEKLSTNIKSIGECLGYLTKDMAEKTGLKEGTPIGVSIIDAHASVAASKIDGPGKMLIIMGTSSCHMLLSETEEGISGVCGIVKDGILPGYFGYEAGQCCVGDHFAWFKENVIPSKYKEEAEKLGISDFDLLNKKLENYKVGESGLIALDWFNGVRSTLMDFDLTGMILGMTLKTKPEEIYRALIEATAYGTKIIIEQFEKHGVPVNEICVAGGIPLKNSMLVQIYADVCNKEIKIIDTKQSGALGSAILGIAAAKEEVTGYKDANDVARHLGKVKKETFKPIKENVIIYNDLYKEYLHLHDYFGKGGNNVMKRLKQIKSASKYK, from the coding sequence ATGGGTAAATATGCGATTGGTATTGATTTTGGGACATTATCAGTCAGGGCATTATTAATTGATATAAAAACTGGAGAAGAGTTAGTAACTAAAATTTATGAATATCCACATGGGATTATGATAGATAATATTCCAACAGGAGAAGCATTAGGAATTGATTGGGCTTTGCAACATCCTAAGGATTATGAAATGGGATTAATTGAAACTTTAAAGGGTATTATGGATGAAAATTTAGTAAGTAAGGATGATATAGTAGGGATTGGTGTAGACTTCACCTCTTCCACTATATTACCAATAACAAAAGATGGTACTCCTCTTTGTTACTTACCAGAATATGAACATACTCCTCATGCTTATGCAAAGCTATGGAATCATCATTCAGCACAATATTGCGCTGATGAAATTTACAAAATTGCTAATGAGACAAATCAAAAGTGGTTATCTTTATATGGAGGAAAAATTTCAAGTGAGTGGATGATACCTAAAATAATGCAAATAGCCAAAGAATCACCAATGGTATATCAAGCAAGTGGTAGGATTTTAGAAGCATGTGATTGGATTACATGGCTATTAACAGGAGAAGAGGCACGAAGTGCTTGTGCAGCAGGATATAAGGCGTTTTATCATCATGAAATGGGATATCCAAGTAAAGATTTCTTTAAATTGTTAGATCCTAAAATGGAAAATATAGTAGAAGAAAAATTATCTACTAATATTAAGTCTATAGGTGAATGTTTAGGATATTTAACTAAAGACATGGCTGAAAAAACAGGATTAAAAGAAGGTACTCCTATTGGAGTTAGTATTATAGATGCCCATGCTTCAGTAGCAGCAAGTAAAATTGATGGACCAGGTAAGATGCTTATAATAATGGGAACATCTTCTTGTCATATGTTGTTATCAGAGACTGAAGAAGGAATTTCAGGAGTATGTGGAATAGTGAAGGATGGAATTCTTCCAGGGTATTTTGGATATGAGGCAGGTCAATGTTGCGTAGGAGATCATTTTGCTTGGTTTAAAGAAAATGTAATTCCAAGTAAATATAAAGAAGAAGCAGAAAAACTAGGCATTAGTGATTTTGATTTATTAAATAAAAAGCTAGAAAATTATAAAGTTGGAGAAAGCGGACTTATAGCATTAGATTGGTTTAATGGAGTAAGATCTACACTTATGGATTTTGACTTAACAGGTATGATACTTGGAATGACATTAAAAACAAAACCTGAAGAGATTTATAGAGCATTAATAGAAGCAACTGCATATGGGACAAAAATTATCATTGAACAGTTTGAAAAGCATGGTGTGCCTGTTAATGAGATATGTGTAGCTGGTGGAATACCACTTAAAAATTCTATGTTAGTTCAGATATATGCAGATGTATGTAATAAAGAAATAAAAATTATAGATACTAAGCAATCAGGAGCTTTAGGAAGTGCAATTTTGGGAATTGCAGCAGCTAAAGAAGAAGTCACAGGATATAAAGATGCTAATGATGTAGCAAGACATTTAGGCAAAGTTAAGAAAGAGACTTTTAAACCAATAAAAGAAAACGTAATCATATATAATGATTTATATAAAGAGTATTTACATCTTCATGATTATTTCGGTAAAGGTGGAAATAATGTTATGAAAAGATTAAAACAGATTAAATCAGCCTCAAAATATAAATAA
- a CDS encoding iron-containing alcohol dehydrogenase, translating into MINIEINSISDYLHHNFFCSCGKNHKTDLDYVEISEGAIKKIPEYIKRNSYKKIFMVADKNTYKAAGEQVENELKTANIKISKIVLDEDEVVPNEETIMKIQLAMESNYDLILGVGTGTINDMCKYISYKLKIDYIIVATAPSMDGFASVGAALITNNLKTTYDAHVPTAIIADVDVLAKAPMNMITAGLGDILGKYTCLCDWKIANIVNKEYYCKEIVEMVEKSIKKVVESADQVMLRSKEAISNITEALIGTGIAMSFVGNSRPASGSEHHISHYWEMKFLFEERRPVLHGTKVGIGTVAVIKLYEMLLKEKIDFENSRKVIEKYDPKAWEEKMIQSYGCAANGVIALEAKTNKNSKNLHEKRIKRIEEHWDEIIKVINDSLPNVKIIEDILLSLNAPINPKQVGVDYEMIKDSILVAKEVRDRYTLLQLLWDLGIADKMAEKIADYFESGQTQYMELNNKYMKEKIEKIKCFVLDMDGTIYLGKNLFDFTNEFLDTVKQTNREYYFFTNNSSKSQQSYIEKLKNMNIIIEPKQMMISTHVMIKYLKKNYPGKTVYVVGTQSLLDEFRTFNIELNDSNPDIVIIGFDTSLTYEKLEKACSFIREGKTYFGINPDLNCPMEGNTFIPDCGSMARLIESSTNRFPEFFGKPSHHTLEYIIEETGYKEDEIAVIGDRLYTDIAVTKNSDVLSILVLSGETKNEDIGKSSVQPDIIVDSVADITSLIKNKDVSYDTEIVTI; encoded by the coding sequence ATGATTAATATAGAGATAAATTCAATATCAGATTATTTACATCACAATTTTTTTTGTTCTTGTGGAAAAAATCATAAAACTGATTTAGATTATGTGGAGATATCAGAAGGTGCAATAAAAAAGATACCTGAATATATTAAAAGAAATTCTTATAAAAAAATATTTATGGTTGCAGATAAGAATACATATAAAGCGGCTGGGGAACAAGTAGAGAATGAACTTAAAACAGCAAATATCAAAATAAGTAAGATAGTATTGGATGAAGATGAGGTTGTTCCAAATGAAGAAACTATAATGAAGATACAACTTGCAATGGAAAGTAATTATGATCTTATATTAGGGGTAGGGACTGGAACTATCAATGATATGTGTAAATATATAAGTTATAAATTAAAAATAGATTACATTATTGTAGCTACAGCACCATCAATGGATGGATTTGCGTCAGTGGGAGCTGCACTTATAACTAATAATTTAAAAACAACATATGATGCTCATGTACCAACAGCTATTATAGCTGATGTAGACGTTTTAGCAAAGGCGCCTATGAATATGATAACAGCGGGACTTGGAGATATACTAGGAAAATATACTTGCCTATGTGATTGGAAAATTGCTAATATTGTAAACAAAGAGTATTATTGTAAAGAAATAGTTGAAATGGTTGAAAAATCTATAAAAAAAGTAGTGGAAAGTGCAGATCAAGTAATGCTACGTTCAAAAGAAGCAATAAGCAATATTACAGAAGCTTTAATTGGAACAGGAATTGCAATGAGTTTTGTTGGTAATTCAAGACCAGCATCTGGAAGTGAACATCATATTTCTCATTATTGGGAAATGAAATTCTTATTTGAAGAAAGAAGACCTGTATTACATGGAACTAAAGTAGGAATAGGAACAGTGGCTGTTATAAAGCTATATGAAATGTTATTAAAAGAGAAAATAGATTTTGAAAATTCTAGAAAAGTTATAGAAAAATATGACCCAAAAGCATGGGAAGAAAAGATGATTCAAAGCTATGGTTGTGCAGCGAATGGAGTAATAGCATTAGAAGCAAAAACAAATAAAAATTCTAAGAATCTTCACGAAAAGAGAATAAAACGAATAGAAGAACATTGGGATGAGATTATAAAAGTTATAAATGACTCATTACCTAATGTTAAGATAATAGAAGATATTTTATTATCTTTAAATGCACCAATTAATCCTAAACAAGTTGGGGTTGATTATGAAATGATTAAAGATAGTATATTAGTTGCAAAAGAAGTTAGAGATAGATATACTCTTTTACAATTGTTATGGGATTTAGGTATTGCAGATAAGATGGCAGAAAAAATTGCTGACTATTTTGAAAGTGGACAAACCCAGTATATGGAGTTAAATAATAAATATATGAAAGAAAAAATAGAAAAAATAAAATGTTTTGTTTTAGATATGGATGGAACTATTTATTTAGGTAAAAATTTATTTGATTTTACTAATGAATTTTTAGATACAGTAAAACAAACAAATAGAGAGTATTATTTCTTTACAAACAATTCATCAAAAAGTCAACAAAGTTATATTGAAAAATTAAAGAATATGAATATAATTATTGAACCAAAACAAATGATGATATCAACTCATGTAATGATAAAATATTTAAAGAAAAACTATCCAGGAAAAACTGTATATGTTGTAGGAACACAATCTTTATTAGATGAATTTAGAACGTTTAATATAGAGTTGAATGATTCTAATCCTGACATTGTAATCATAGGATTTGATACAAGCCTTACTTATGAAAAACTTGAAAAGGCATGTAGTTTTATAAGAGAAGGAAAAACTTATTTTGGAATTAATCCAGATTTAAATTGTCCAATGGAAGGAAATACATTTATTCCTGACTGTGGATCAATGGCAAGATTAATTGAAAGTTCTACAAATAGATTTCCTGAATTTTTTGGTAAACCTTCTCATCATACATTAGAATATATAATTGAAGAAACTGGATATAAAGAAGATGAAATTGCAGTTATTGGAGATAGATTATATACAGATATAGCAGTAACTAAAAATAGTGATGTTTTATCTATATTAGTATTAAGTGGAGAAACTAAAAATGAGGATATTGGTAAGAGCAGTGTTCAACCAGATATAATTGTAGATTCAGTAGCCGACATTACAAGTTTAATTAAAAATAAGGATGTATCCTATGATACTGAAATAGTAACAATTTAA